The Herpetosiphonaceae bacterium nucleotide sequence AGGTGCTCCAGCGCCGCATCAAGCGCGATGGTGGTGCCGGTGGGCGCGACGACCGCGCATTGCAGATCCTATTTGAGCAGGCGACGCGCCTCAATCAACTGATCGGCTCCATGTTCGATCTGTCGCGGATTCAGACGGGCCAGCTTACGCTTGATCAACAGAGCGTCGATCTGGGAGTGCTCGTCCAGCGGATTGTCGGCGAGATACAATCGACGCTGGAGCATCACACGCTGAAGCTGAGGCGGAACACCAAGCGGATGCTGCTGGTTCACGGCGATCCGCTGCGGCTAGAGCAAGTGGTGCAGAATCTACTCCACAACGCGATCAAGTATAGCCCGCATGGCGGCCCGATCGATGTGCAGTTGAGTGTCAGCGATGGCCTGGAATCACAAATTCCGGCGATGCTCTGCCTGACGGTTGCCGATCAGGGCATTGGCATTCCCAGCGATGCCCTGCCGCTGATCTTTCGACGCTTCTACCGCGCCGCTAATGTCAAGCCGAATCATATCGGCGGTGTTGGCGTGGGGCTGTATGTCGCTCACAAGATCGTCACGCTGCACGGCGGCACGATCACCGTCGATAGCACCGAGGGAGTCGGTAGCACGTTCCGCGTTTGCCTGCCGCTCGCTCCAGACGTACACGCCGTGGACGCTCCCGCGCACGATCGCCCTCCTGATGAACACCCCACCACAAGATAATTGACCAGGCACCTGCTTCGGTGCAGGCGCTTGGTCGTCTCATGGTGCAGCCACAGGCGCCGCGCCTCATCACGCCTATAGGCCGCTCCCTGATACGATCCATCAATGCCCTGCTTGACGAAACCAGCCGATACACGTATAGTACTCAAGCTATTGATACAGCATATCATTTGGAGAAGACCATGCTTTCGATAATTGGCTGGAGACGCTGGCTCGCGCTCGTGCTCTGCTGCGGCCTCCTGGCCGCGTGCGGCAGCCCCAATACATCTCTCAGCGGCGCGGAGGGTCTGCCTGCGCGGTCTACCGGCGTCGCCGCCGCGACTGGCAGCAGCGCCGTCAATGTGATCGCCACCACCAGCATCATCGCCGATCTGGTCAAGAACGTCGGCGGCGAGCGCGTCAACGTGCATGTGCTGCTGCCGCCCGGCACCGATCCGCACACCTACGCGCCCACGCCAAGCGACGTGCAGGCGATTGCTGAGGCGCAGATCGTGTTCGAGAATGGGCTAGGCCTCGAAGCCTGGCTCGAAGAGCTAACGCGCAATGCCGGTGGATCGCGTCCGATCGTCGCGGCGACGCAGGGCATCACGCCGCTCGCCAGCGGAGACGAGCACGCCGACGAGGGCAAGCACGCCGACGAGGACGAGCACGCGGAGGGCGATCCGCATATGTGGTTCGATGTGCAAAACACGATGCGCTACGTCGAAAATATCCGCGACGGTCTTAAGCAGGTCGATCCGGCCAGCGGGAGCGCGTACGACGCCAACGCCGCCGCGTACATCGAGCAGCTCAGGCAACTGGATGCCGAGATCGTCGCGCAGGTCGCGGGGGTTCCCGCCGAGCGCCGCAAGCTGATCACCAACCACGATACCTTTGGCTACTTCGCCAAGCGCTACGGCTTCGAGGTCGTCGGCAACGTCTTTGAGGGCGTTTCTACGGAGCAGGAGCCTTCGGCGCAGCAGATCGCGCAACTGGTCCGCCTGATCGAGGAGCAGCGCGTACCGGCGGTCTTTACCGAGAACACGGTTAACCCGCGCCTGGCCGAACAGGTTGCCAGCGAGGCGGGCGTCAAGGTTGTCACCACGCTTTACACGGATGCGCTCGGTCCTGCGGGTAGCGAGGGCGATACCTACATCAAGATGATGCGCTTCGACGTACGGCAGATCGTCGAGGCGCTGAAGTAAGCGGGACAAGCAAAGAACAGAGAACATGCGGTTGCTGTTCTCTGTTCTTTGCTCCGGTATGCTTTGTACTCGCTACGCCGCAACCTCATTCTGCACATGCTCATGCGCATGGTACGACGAGCGCACCAGCGGCCCGGACTCGACGTGCTTGAAGCCGCGCTTGAGGCCCTCCTGCTTCAAGAAGGCAAACTCGTCAGGCGTGTAGTAGCGATCCAGCGGCCAGTAATCGCTGGCGGGCGGTAGATACTGCCCGATCGTCAGCACGTCCACATCCACGCTGCGCACATCGTCCATCACCTGCAACACCTCGTCGATCGTCTCGCCCGCGCCGACCATCAGGCCGCTCTTGGTGCGCAGATTGGCATCGAAGCGCCGCGCCCGATGCAGCAGAATCAGCGATTGCTCGTAGGTCGCCTTGGGGCGGAAGCGCGGGAAAATCCGCTTGACGGTTTCGATGTTATGGTTGAGCACATCGGGCCGCGCCTCAAGCACCATCCGAAGCGCCTGCGCATCGCCCATGAAGTCGGGGATCAGCACCTCGACGTTACAGCCGGGGATGTACTCGCGGATCAGCCGGATCGACTCGGCGAAGATATGCGCGCCGCCGTCAGGCAGATCGTCGCGGTTGACCGAGGTGAGCACCGCGTGGCGCAGCTTGAGATGCTGCACGGCCCGCGCCACGCGCTCCGGCTCGTCCTCGTCGAGCGCCTGCGGCTTGCCCTTGCCGATCGCGCAGTAGCGGCAGCCGCGCGTACATGTATCGCCCAGCAGCAAAAACGTCGCGGTGCGAAAGTTCCAGCACTCGCCGATATTGGGACAATGCGCCTCCTCACAGACTGTGTGCAGGCCGAGGTCGCGCATCAACTGGTACACGTCTTCGTAGTTCTCACCGGCGGGCATCTTCGCCTTGAGCCACGGCGGGCGCTGCAGACGCGCCTTGGGCTTGTCGAGCAGTTGTATATCAGCCATTCTATCCTCGTTCCGAGTTTCGAGTTCAAAGTTCAAAGTTCAAAGTTCCAAGTTTGGAGTTCTCTTCCCGACCCCTGACCCTCGCCCCCTGATATCTTGTTCCTTTGTTCTTTTGTTCTCTTGTTCTTCCGTCCCCCGCGATCATCTCCACATCAAAGACCTGTCCAAACGCGGCGACGGTACGCTCCACCACCTCATCCAGCGCCACGTGCCGCCCCACCAGCGCGCCGATCGAGCCGACGCCCTTGTTGCGAATCCCACACGGCACGATCTTGGCGAAGTAGCCGAGATCGGTCGTGACGTTCAGCGCGAACCCATGCTGCGTGATGCCATGCACATCGACTTTCGTACCAATCGCCGCCAGCTTCTCGTCGCCCACCCAGACGCCAGTGAGATGGCGCACACGCGCCGCAGCCAGGCCATAGCCCGCGCACACGGCGATCAGCACCGCCTCAAGCGCGCGCATGTAGCTGACGGCATCGAGGTGATGCTCCGCCAGCCGCAGGATCGGATAGCCGACGAGCTGGCCGGGACCATGATACGTCACATCGCCGCCTCGATCCACATCCAGCACCGCAACGCCCGCAGCTTCCAGCTCAGCCCGTGGTACCAGCAGATGCTCGTGCGCGCGTCTGCCGCGACTACCGAAGGTGTAGGTGTGCGGATGCTCCAGCAGCAGCAGCGTATCGTCGATCCGATCCGCCGCGCGCTGCGCTGCCAGCTCCTTTTGCAGCGCCCACGCCTCGGTATATCCGATCTGGCCTAGCCAATGCACCTGACAACGTTTCATCACGACTACATTATACGTCTATTCGGCGCGTCCGCTGGTGCAACATCAAGCCACGGTCGGCGCGCGCTGCTGCAACGTGAGCATACATTCGTCGTACACCGCGACGCGCTCGAAGCCGAGCCGCTCGTAGCAGGCCAGCGCGCTGGCGTTATCCGCCTTCACGTTCAGCCCAACATGATCGACCGTCTCCAGCAGCGCGTGGCACAGCTTGGCGCAGACCCGCGTGCCGAGGCCCTGCCCGCGTAGCTCCGGATGCGTGGTAACGTTGCCGAGCGCCGCGACGCGGTAGTGCCGCGAGTATACATGCACGCCCGCCACGCTGACCAGCCGGTCGCCGCGCCGAATGCCGTAGTAGTGGCCGGTTTCCAGCATACGCGGGTCGAACCAGTTGCCGGGATAGCTCGCCTGGTAGAGCGCGGTCAGATCATCGAGATCCGCCGCCGATAGCAGCGCCGCCTCCGATATGTCGATGCCGCTCAGGTGTGTGGGCCGTGTCAGCGCCATCTTGTAGTGCAGCCCGTGCTGCTGCACGTGGTAATCTTCGGCAAAGACCGGAATCACGTCGGGGCTGAGATGCGCGTACACCTGTCGCGGAAGCAGCGGCAGGATCGACCGCAGCAGCATCGGCATCAGCGCTACCGGCTCCTCGTTAAACGCTAGCAGCGTGGGCACGGACGTGCCGGAGTAGAGCAGCACAACATGCTGGATCTGCTCGTTCTGCCTCAGGCCGTACCACGTGGTGTGCTGCCAGAAGAAATCGTCAAGATCGCCGAGCGCGTAGAGATGGACAAATGGATTGCGGCGTAAGACCGCCTCGATCTCGTCTTTGACGTGTAAGCAGACCGCCTGCACCGCTGCTCCTTTCCTTGGTCGCGTCTGGCCTATCGTACCACCAAACCGCGCAGCATACGGCAGGGCATGCGCCCGCTCCGGCACATGCCCTCGATAGGATTATGTCAACCTCTATCTACCCGCCGACATGAACCGCCGGACGCCGCTCAGGATCAGGCTCGGCCCGGCGCAGGATCTCATGCGTCACCGGCGCGATGTCGCCCTCGCCGAAGAGGATAAAGCGCAGCAGATACTTGACCGGATTGCCCTCCGTCCAGCCAAAGTAGACGTGCGGAGTGCGGTCGGTTCGATCGCGGAGATGCAGCAGAAACGAAGCGATGGCGTTGGGCACCGCCGAGCTTTCGGCGCGCAGAATGCGGTAGCCGCCAACCTCTACGCCTTTGACTTCGAGCACATCCTCGAACTCCGAGGCGTCGCAGACCGTCACCTCCAGAAACAGAATCGGCTCGTTCGGCGGCAGGTGCGTATCCTCGCGCACTTCCTTCTCCTTGAGGTAATACTCCTGCACATCGCCCGCATCCAGCTGATTGGCGATCAGCCGAATCTCGCGCCTGCCAACCTCATTGAGAAAGCGCTCGGCCACCGGATCGATCTCGACCCGCTCGGTCCGTAGCTCGGTCGAGCGCCAGACCCGCGAGATCAGCGAGGTGACAATGATCGCGCCGATGAAGAAGGCGGCGATCTTGATGCCATCGGGCCGCTCGACGACGTTCACCAGGGTTGTGTAGATAAAGATCAGCGTAATCAGGCCGAACGCCAGCGTCAGCCATCGCTGACGCTCACGCCACGCAGACAGCGTTACCGCGACCGCCGCCGAGCCCATCAGGGTCAGCACGCCGGTGGCATACGCGCCGCCCTGCGCGTCCACATCTGCCCGAAAGAGGTAGGTGACGACGAAGCAGACCGCCGTGAAGATGAACACCAGCGGACGAGTAGCGCGCGCCCACTCCGGCGCCATGCCATAGCGCGGCAGATAGCGCGGCACAATATTCAGCAGACCGGCCATTGCCGAGGCACCGGCAAACCACAGGATCGCAATCGTGCTGAGGTCGTAGAGCGTGCCAAAGATGTCGCCCAGGTAATGATGGGCCAGATACGCCAGCGCGCGACCGTTGGCCTCGCCGCCTTCCAGAAATTCGGCGGGCGGTATCAGCAGCGTGGTGATAAAGCTGCTCGAAATCAGCATCACGCTCATAATCAGCGCCGCTCCCATCAGCAGCTTGCGCGTATTGTGGATGCGCCCTACAGGCCGCTCGTCGGTGTCGCCGGGATAGCCTCGCACCAGCGGCATCACGACCACACCCGTCTCGAAGCCGGAGAGCCCAAGCGCGAGCTTTGGAAACAGGATCAGGGCCGTGCCGATCATCACAAAAATATTGCCGTGAGTCGTGAACAGCGCACGCTGCCAGTTCGTCAGCACCTCCGGGTGTTGTACAATCTGGTACAGTCCAACGCCGACGACGACCAGGCTCAGCGCGATGTAGGCGGCTACCACGCCAACCGCGATTCCGATCGCCTCCTTGAAACCTTTAAGGAAGACCGCGCCGAGCAATGCGATCAGCACGATCGTCACGGCGACCGGATGATCGAGCCAGCGAGGAACCAGCGGATTTTCAATAATATGCGCGGTCGCGTCGGCGGCGGAGAGGGTGATCGTGATAATGAAGCTGGTGGTAACGAAGCCGATCAAACACAGAACAAACAGCTTGCCCTGCCACCATGAGAGCAGGCGCTCAAGCATCGAGATCGAGCCGTCGCCGTGCGGGCTTTCGGCTGCGACGCGATTATACATTGGCAGCGCGCCGAAGAGCGTCAGCAGCACCAGCACAATCGTTGCCAGCGGCGAGAGCGCACCCGCCGCCAGCGCGGCGATGCCGGGCTGATAGCCAAGCGTGGAGAAGTAATCCACGCCCGTGAGACACATCACCTGCCACCAGGGATGCGTATGGTGCTCGCGCTCCTTCTCATACGGCCCTTCCATCTCCTTGGGCTGGTCTCCGAGCAGCCAGCGTGTCAAGCGATTGTTGGAACTGATCGGTCGCGCCATGTACCTGTGCTCCTTTATCATTGTTCGCCGCATGTGAGCCTGCGATGCTGAACGTAACGCGGTGATGTCGTCGTCAAGCACCACGTTCTAGCCGTCCTCACTACGAGGCGGCTGGCGGTATAGTTGCATACGACATGCCAGCAGTTCAGCGATCAGGATACCCCGATCGCTGCGCAATACAACTGCCGCCAGCCCCTCCAGCATATATCGCTGAATTGGGACCGGCGGCAATCATACACCAAGTTCGCTATATCACAGAGCAGCTAGCCCATCAGCGGGATCATGTCCTTATCGCCGAAGACCGTGTGCGGGATCTGTGCTGGCGGCGTGAACGGCGCAACCCGCGCGCCGACTGGCGCGGGCTTCGTCTCGGCCCAGTCGAGATACTCGTCGGTCAGCGAGCCGTTGAAGTAGACATGCACCACCTGATTCTGCGTGATCCGGTTGACGGCATCCCAGACCTCGTTGTCGTCGGGCGAGTGGACCACGAGCATGCCGCGC carries:
- the lipA gene encoding lipoyl synthase; amino-acid sequence: MADIQLLDKPKARLQRPPWLKAKMPAGENYEDVYQLMRDLGLHTVCEEAHCPNIGECWNFRTATFLLLGDTCTRGCRYCAIGKGKPQALDEDEPERVARAVQHLKLRHAVLTSVNRDDLPDGGAHIFAESIRLIREYIPGCNVEVLIPDFMGDAQALRMVLEARPDVLNHNIETVKRIFPRFRPKATYEQSLILLHRARRFDANLRTKSGLMVGAGETIDEVLQVMDDVRSVDVDVLTIGQYLPPASDYWPLDRYYTPDEFAFLKQEGLKRGFKHVESGPLVRSSYHAHEHVQNEVAA
- a CDS encoding metal ABC transporter substrate-binding protein is translated as MLSIIGWRRWLALVLCCGLLAACGSPNTSLSGAEGLPARSTGVAAATGSSAVNVIATTSIIADLVKNVGGERVNVHVLLPPGTDPHTYAPTPSDVQAIAEAQIVFENGLGLEAWLEELTRNAGGSRPIVAATQGITPLASGDEHADEGKHADEDEHAEGDPHMWFDVQNTMRYVENIRDGLKQVDPASGSAYDANAAAYIEQLRQLDAEIVAQVAGVPAERRKLITNHDTFGYFAKRYGFEVVGNVFEGVSTEQEPSAQQIAQLVRLIEEQRVPAVFTENTVNPRLAEQVASEAGVKVVTTLYTDALGPAGSEGDTYIKMMRFDVRQIVEALK
- a CDS encoding GAF domain-containing sensor histidine kinase, yielding KLVQIVTDAATELIDAQFGAFFYNVVDQVGERYTLYTLSGAPYEAFATFPMPRNTPIFGPTFRGERVIRLDNVREDPRYGSNRPYAGMPPGHLPVTSYLAVPVVSRSGEIIGGLFFGHSEPGVFTARAERLVVGLAAQAAIAMDNARLYQEARLAISTRDEFLSLAAHELKTPITSIMGYTQVLQRRIKRDGGAGGRDDRALQILFEQATRLNQLIGSMFDLSRIQTGQLTLDQQSVDLGVLVQRIVGEIQSTLEHHTLKLRRNTKRMLLVHGDPLRLEQVVQNLLHNAIKYSPHGGPIDVQLSVSDGLESQIPAMLCLTVADQGIGIPSDALPLIFRRFYRAANVKPNHIGGVGVGLYVAHKIVTLHGGTITVDSTEGVGSTFRVCLPLAPDVHAVDAPAHDRPPDEHPTTR
- a CDS encoding GNAT family N-acetyltransferase, with translation MQAVCLHVKDEIEAVLRRNPFVHLYALGDLDDFFWQHTTWYGLRQNEQIQHVVLLYSGTSVPTLLAFNEEPVALMPMLLRSILPLLPRQVYAHLSPDVIPVFAEDYHVQQHGLHYKMALTRPTHLSGIDISEAALLSAADLDDLTALYQASYPGNWFDPRMLETGHYYGIRRGDRLVSVAGVHVYSRHYRVAALGNVTTHPELRGQGLGTRVCAKLCHALLETVDHVGLNVKADNASALACYERLGFERVAVYDECMLTLQQRAPTVA
- the lipB gene encoding lipoyl(octanoyl) transferase LipB; this encodes MKRCQVHWLGQIGYTEAWALQKELAAQRAADRIDDTLLLLEHPHTYTFGSRGRRAHEHLLVPRAELEAAGVAVLDVDRGGDVTYHGPGQLVGYPILRLAEHHLDAVSYMRALEAVLIAVCAGYGLAAARVRHLTGVWVGDEKLAAIGTKVDVHGITQHGFALNVTTDLGYFAKIVPCGIRNKGVGSIGALVGRHVALDEVVERTVAAFGQVFDVEMIAGDGRTREQKNKGTRYQGARVRGREENSKLGTLNFEL